A genomic window from Pseudonocardia broussonetiae includes:
- a CDS encoding tyrosine-type recombinase/integrase, with the protein MAHVNDAWYVERRQPDGTTRRQKTPRHGLGKRWIVRWRDHAGEDRKQFFDKKTDAEQAAARLDTELARRTYIDPRAGEIAFRDYAEQWRLGQFADPNTAYQVRARLRLHVYPKLGNLAMQVITPSHIRSWLRGLTVSLSYQRTLFANVSQVFTAAIADDILTKNPCVNRTVRKPVADPQQIVPWTARQVTDVHRALPDRYAILALLAAGTGLRQGEILALSASDVDLERRSIQVQRQIKLTPGNQPYFALPKGRKVRTVPLPDSVRDALTEHLARFPARAVTLGWDRTDGKPTTADLILTTRERKPVNRHYFNAKIWKPALTAADIPPTRENGCHALRHYYASVLLDGGESIRTVSERLGHADPGFTLRTYTHLLPQSETRTRDIIDTALRALPPRTTPTPGTSAAPRHLSGPTRARRSPGQFGPQR; encoded by the coding sequence GTGGCCCACGTCAACGACGCCTGGTACGTCGAACGACGCCAGCCCGACGGCACCACCCGCCGGCAGAAGACGCCCCGGCACGGGCTGGGCAAGCGGTGGATCGTGCGCTGGCGCGACCACGCCGGCGAGGACCGCAAGCAGTTCTTCGACAAGAAGACCGACGCCGAGCAGGCCGCCGCCCGCCTCGACACCGAGCTCGCCCGCCGCACCTACATCGACCCCCGCGCCGGGGAGATCGCGTTCCGCGACTACGCCGAGCAGTGGCGCCTGGGCCAGTTCGCCGACCCCAACACCGCCTACCAGGTCCGCGCCCGGCTGCGGCTGCACGTCTACCCCAAACTCGGGAACCTCGCGATGCAGGTCATCACGCCCTCCCACATCCGCAGCTGGCTGCGCGGCCTCACCGTCTCCCTCAGCTACCAGCGCACCCTGTTCGCGAACGTCTCCCAGGTCTTCACCGCCGCGATCGCCGACGACATCCTCACCAAGAACCCCTGCGTCAACCGCACGGTGCGCAAGCCCGTCGCCGACCCCCAGCAGATCGTGCCGTGGACCGCCCGGCAGGTCACCGACGTCCACCGCGCCCTGCCCGACCGCTACGCCATCCTCGCGCTCCTCGCCGCCGGCACCGGCCTGCGCCAGGGCGAGATCCTCGCCCTCTCCGCCTCTGACGTCGACCTCGAACGGCGCAGCATCCAGGTCCAGCGCCAGATCAAGCTCACCCCCGGCAACCAGCCCTACTTCGCCCTGCCCAAGGGCCGCAAGGTCCGCACCGTCCCCCTGCCCGACTCCGTCCGCGACGCACTCACCGAACACCTCGCCCGGTTCCCCGCCCGCGCGGTCACCCTCGGCTGGGACAGGACCGACGGCAAGCCCACCACCGCCGACCTGATCCTCACCACCCGCGAGCGCAAGCCGGTCAACCGGCACTACTTCAACGCCAAGATCTGGAAGCCCGCCCTCACCGCCGCCGACATCCCACCCACCCGCGAGAACGGCTGCCACGCCCTGCGCCACTACTACGCCAGCGTCCTGCTCGACGGCGGCGAATCGATCAGGACCGTCAGCGAGCGCCTCGGCCACGCCGACCCCGGGTTCACCCTGCGCACCTACACCCACCTGCTCCCCCAGAGCGAGACGCGCACCCGCGACATCATCGACACCGCCCTCCGCGCCCTCCCCCCGCGCACCACCCCGACACCCGGCACCAGCGCCGCCCCGCGGCACCTGTCCGGGCCGACGAGAGCGCGCCGCTCCCCCGGTCAGTTCGGGCCGCAGCGCTGA